The genomic DNA CGGCTGGACTCAATGGCCGGCAGACAGAAAAAGACCAGATCAACGGGCTGCTGTAAAGCCTGCTCCGCGGTGCAAAGGATCAAATCCCGGAATCGGGGAAAGGGCGGATACAGATCGCCGAGCTTTTTGCCGTTCTCGTTTTCCGAAGTCGCGGCGACCAGTTCCACCTCGGGATGGCGGGAAAGAAGCCGCACCAGCTCTTCACCCGTATAGCCGGTGACGCCCAGGATGGCTGCTTTTTTCATTTTGTCTTTTTCCGATCAGGTATGATATTCAGCGTTGATTTTAACATACTCGTAGGAGAGATCGCAAGAAAAAACCCGGGCGTCCGCCGATCCAGCGGCCAGATCCACCGACAGCACGATCTCTTTTTCCGCCAAAGCGGCTTTCATGGCTGCAGGATCAAACGGAACCGGATGACCCTGGGTCAGCACCGGAATGCCGGCAAAGGAGACGGCGATTTGAGTCGGCCGCAGCTCCACACCGCTGCCGCCGACGGCCGAGAGAACCCGCCCCCAGTTGGGATCCCGGCCGAACACCGCGGTCTTGACCAGCAACGAATTGGCAACTGCTTTGGCCGCTCTACGCGCCTGCTCCGAATCCCGAGCGTTGGTAATCCGGACTAACAGCAATTTCGTGGCCCCTTCGCCGTCCATGGCGATAGCCCTGGCGATGGCTTGCAACACGGTGCTCAGCGCCTGGGTAAACACCTCGAAATCCGCACCAGCCGCGTCGATGACCGGATTGCCGCATTGGCCGTTGGCCAGCAGCAGGACGCAATCATTGGTGCTCATCTCGCCGTCCACGGTCAGGCTATTGAGCGAATCGTCGACCGCCAGGCGCAGGCTGCGGTCGAGCATGGCGCTGCTGACCGCCGCATCGGTGGTGAGGCAGCAGAGCATGGTGGCCAGATGAGGATTGATCATGCCGCTGCCTTTGGCCATGGCGCCGATGCACGCCCGCTGACCGGCCAATTGAAACGTGACCGCCACCTGTTTGGCTGTGGTATCCGTGGTCATGATGGCGTGCGCCGCCGCGTCACCTCCATCCTCCTTTAGAGACGAAAGCGCTTCGGCCAGACCGCTGCGCAGTTTGTCCATGGCCAGAGGTTTGCCGATGATGCCGGTGGAGGCGACCAGCACCTCTTCGCGGCCGATGTGCAGCCCCTGGGCAACAAGAGTGAGCGTTTCCTCCACATCCCGATCGCCCTGTTCGCCGGTACAGGCGTTGGCGTTGCCGCTGTTGATCAGCACCGCCCGGCCTCGACCGCACTGAACGTTCCGTCTGCTCACTCGTACAGGAGCAGCCTGAATCCTATTGCTAGTGAACAGGGCTGCAGCAGCGGCCGGAAACGCACTGTATACCAAAGCCAGATCCAACCCCTTTTCCTTTAACCCGCAACGTACGCCCGCAGCCTGAAATCCCTTGGGCGTGGTGACGCCGCCGGCGACAAGATTATCCGTCAAAGTCATCCCTTTACATAGTATGTTTATCTTGCGCGCGTGAAAGGGGCCTCCCTATCAAGCGCACGATCATATACTCAAGTGCGGAGCGGGGTCACAGCAACCGCACCGCCATTCAAACACTGTTTTCAACACAGATTGCTGCGCAGCTTAAGCGGAAACCCGTATTGGCAGCATGATGAGCGGAATGCCCTGATAATAAAACCGCCGCTGAATGGAGAACACCGTATAGTTGTGCAGCCAGCGGCCGAACATGGGTTCACGGGGAAACACCAATTGCCCGCCGAAAAACATCGCCTGGGGGAATTTTTTCAGTATCTCCGGCGCCAGGCTGGACACCTCTTCCACCACATCGATGGCGATGGCTGAGACCGCTTCGGCATAATAACCCTGATGGCGCATAAAATCGCAGTACTTTTCCAGATCCGCATCCACCTGGCGCTTGAGCTGTTCAATCTCTTCCGGACTGTTGAATGTGCCCGCATCCACCACGCCGATCTGCAAAAAGACAAAGTTTTTAATCTCGCCGCCGAACATCTGGATGGCGCCGAAAAGCGTGTGCAATCCCAATCCGTTGAAGCCGCTGGTGAGGATGACCGCCGTGCGCGAACGGACAAACGGCGTTTTGCGCAGACGCCGGGGTTTGCGCGCCGTCCCCGTAACGCTCGGGACGGAAAGCTTGACTGCTTCTACCAGACTATCCAATCGTTTCAACAACGCCGCGATATGGGTATA from bacterium includes the following:
- the argC gene encoding N-acetyl-gamma-glutamyl-phosphate reductase (catalyzes the reduction of N-acetyl-5-glutamyl phosphate to N-acetyl-L-glutamate 5-semialdehyde in arginine biosynthesis and the reduction of N-acetyl-gamma-aminoadipyl-phosphate to N-acetyl-L-aminoadipate-semialdehyde in lysine biosynthesis; involved in both the arginine and lysine biosynthetic pathways; lysine is produced via the AAA pathway, lysine from alpha-aminoadipate) — translated: MKKAAILGVTGYTGEELVRLLSRHPEVELVAATSENENGKKLGDLYPPFPRFRDLILCTAEQALQQPVDLVFFCLPAIESSRWAKLFLDRGSRVIDLGADFRFSTASAYETWYGTSHPFPELLEQAVYGLPEWRR
- the argJ gene encoding bifunctional glutamate N-acetyltransferase/amino-acid acetyltransferase ArgJ is translated as MTLTDNLVAGGVTTPKGFQAAGVRCGLKEKGLDLALVYSAFPAAAAALFTSNRIQAAPVRVSRRNVQCGRGRAVLINSGNANACTGEQGDRDVEETLTLVAQGLHIGREEVLVASTGIIGKPLAMDKLRSGLAEALSSLKEDGGDAAAHAIMTTDTTAKQVAVTFQLAGQRACIGAMAKGSGMINPHLATMLCCLTTDAAVSSAMLDRSLRLAVDDSLNSLTVDGEMSTNDCVLLLANGQCGNPVIDAAGADFEVFTQALSTVLQAIARAIAMDGEGATKLLLVRITNARDSEQARRAAKAVANSLLVKTAVFGRDPNWGRVLSAVGGSGVELRPTQIAVSFAGIPVLTQGHPVPFDPAAMKAALAEKEIVLSVDLAAGSADARVFSCDLSYEYVKINAEYHT
- a CDS encoding amino acid transporter yields the protein GISGIGMVLTGFILLSVATLKFTEGGWMTILVTGALIVIVLLVKKHYTHIAALLKRLDSLVEAVKLSVPSVTGTARKPRRLRKTPFVRSRTAVILTSGFNGLGLHTLFGAIQMFGGEIKNFVFLQIGVVDAGTFNSPEEIEQLKRQVDADLEKYCDFMRHQGYYAEAVSAIAIDVVEEVSSLAPEILKKFPQAMFFGGQLVFPREPMFGRWLHNYTVFSIQRRFYYQGIPLIMLPIRVSA